One window from the genome of Nitrospira defluvii encodes:
- a CDS encoding aspartyl protease family protein, producing the protein MLLVVPTTFANGTLFECVDAHGKTVFTDSPRQFLSCHAVNLLSPKASTGPMPPTSMPFPPNAPQHVGKTPSSPLLLDYSHATAVPVERLGSVLVVMATLNDSKQARLIVDTGASQTIISRRLATELGLASTAYATRVLLHTASGSVQVDAVILDAIRIGGAELRNSQVLIHDLPDLPFTVDGLLGLSFLGAYQITLDSSRGELHLKSLPDKTRELGDR; encoded by the coding sequence GTGCTGCTGGTCGTACCGACTACCTTCGCAAACGGCACCCTCTTTGAGTGCGTGGATGCCCATGGCAAGACAGTATTCACAGACAGTCCCCGCCAGTTTCTCTCCTGTCACGCCGTCAATCTTCTGTCGCCTAAGGCCTCGACAGGACCGATGCCTCCGACCAGCATGCCGTTTCCCCCTAACGCGCCGCAGCATGTCGGTAAAACTCCCTCCTCTCCCCTCTTGTTGGACTATTCCCATGCTACCGCCGTTCCGGTGGAACGCTTGGGAAGTGTCCTCGTTGTCATGGCCACCTTGAATGACTCCAAACAGGCACGACTCATTGTCGACACCGGTGCGTCGCAGACCATCATTTCGCGTCGACTCGCCACGGAGCTTGGATTAGCCTCGACCGCCTACGCAACACGCGTACTGTTGCACACAGCAAGCGGGTCGGTTCAGGTGGACGCGGTGATACTGGATGCGATTCGCATCGGCGGGGCAGAGCTCAGGAATAGCCAGGTCTTAATCCACGACCTTCCCGATCTCCCATTTACGGTTGACGGGCTCTTGGGATTGAGCTTTCTCGGGGCGTATCAGATTACCCTCGACAGCAGCCGAGGAGAATTGCATTTGAAGTCACTGCCAGATAAAACACGCGAACTCGGGGATAGATAG
- a CDS encoding response regulator transcription factor codes for MYLTRREQSVTWYLLEGLTNKELANKLRLSEHTVKDHLKRLMKKARVTTRTAVVSRLLSDHRLLAQLANATVPSADQDIHDLAV; via the coding sequence ATGTACCTGACACGACGAGAGCAATCTGTCACGTGGTACCTCTTAGAGGGCCTCACGAACAAAGAACTTGCGAACAAGCTGCGCCTCAGTGAGCACACGGTGAAGGATCACCTGAAACGCTTGATGAAGAAAGCTCGGGTGACGACCCGAACTGCCGTGGTCAGCCGACTGCTAAGTGACCACCGTCTGCTCGCTCAACTCGCAAATGCGACCGTCCCTTCCGCGGACCAGGACATCCATGACCTCGCGGTGTAA
- a CDS encoding IS3 family transposase (programmed frameshift) encodes MSTKTRRQYTEEFKTEAVRLVRDSARPVAQVARDLGIADHLLYRWRAEQQQTESRGHTRQAMRAEQEELVRLRRENATLKQERDFLKRAAAFLREGVAMRYRVIQEHDRRYPIRLMCRALAVSAAGYYAWRIRPESARSVSDRTTLSVIRVIHRESRETYGSPRIWKALVTQGHRIGEHRVARLMRQDGIRAKTVTKWRATTQSQHRFPVAANTLERAFTVEAPNRVWAGDITYVWTLEGWLYLAVLLDLYSRRVVGWAMSQRITVELTEQALTMALAKRAPTAGLLHHSDRGSQYAATSYQRVLDEYGLIPSMSRKGNCWDNACVESFFGTLKRELVYQRQYATRSEATQDIFEYIEVFYNRQRRHSTLGYHSPAEYEARAAVA; translated from the exons ATGAGCACCAAGACCAGACGGCAGTATACGGAAGAGTTTAAGACGGAAGCAGTTCGGTTGGTCCGAGACTCGGCACGACCGGTCGCACAAGTCGCCAGAGATCTGGGTATTGCCGACCATCTGCTCTACCGCTGGCGAGCTGAGCAGCAACAGACGGAGAGCCGGGGCCACACACGCCAGGCGATGCGGGCAGAACAGGAAGAGCTGGTGCGGCTGAGACGAGAAAACGCGACCTTGAAGCAGGAACGGGATTTTTTAAAGCGTGCGGCGGCGT TTCTTCGCGAAGGAGTCGCGATGAGATACCGAGTCATTCAGGAACACGACCGTCGCTATCCGATCCGATTGATGTGTCGAGCCTTGGCCGTCTCGGCAGCGGGCTATTATGCATGGCGTATCCGGCCAGAGAGTGCCCGGTCAGTGTCGGACCGGACGACTCTCTCCGTCATCCGGGTGATCCATCGAGAATCCCGCGAAACCTATGGGAGTCCCCGTATCTGGAAGGCTCTGGTCACACAGGGGCACCGCATTGGTGAGCACCGCGTGGCCCGGCTGATGCGCCAGGACGGGATTCGAGCCAAGACGGTGACGAAATGGCGGGCCACCACCCAATCCCAGCATCGGTTTCCCGTAGCCGCGAATACCCTTGAGCGGGCCTTCACCGTCGAGGCACCCAACCGGGTGTGGGCGGGGGATATCACGTACGTCTGGACCCTGGAAGGTTGGCTGTATCTGGCCGTCCTGCTGGATCTGTACTCACGCCGAGTGGTCGGTTGGGCCATGAGCCAACGGATCACGGTCGAGTTGACCGAGCAGGCGCTCACCATGGCGCTGGCGAAGCGGGCTCCCACGGCAGGGCTTCTCCACCATTCGGACCGTGGGAGTCAGTATGCCGCAACGAGCTACCAGCGTGTCCTTGATGAATACGGTCTCATTCCCAGCATGAGTCGCAAAGGCAATTGCTGGGACAATGCCTGTGTCGAAAGCTTCTTCGGGACGTTGAAGCGTGAGCTCGTGTACCAGCGGCAGTACGCGACGCGGAGCGAGGCGACACAGGACATCTTCGAGTATATCGAGGTGTTCTATAATCGGCAGCGGCGCCACTCGA
- a CDS encoding helix-turn-helix domain-containing protein, translated as MKDLARDPRQVGNLVRRARKKQGLSQSQLGDKAGLRQETISLIETGHPAAKLQTILGILAALDLELRIVPRSKGQAADIEEIF; from the coding sequence ATGAAAGACCTCGCACGCGATCCACGACAGGTTGGAAATCTCGTACGCCGCGCCCGGAAGAAGCAGGGGCTCAGCCAGTCACAGCTTGGCGATAAGGCGGGATTGCGACAGGAAACGATTTCTCTGATCGAGACGGGTCATCCGGCAGCGAAGCTGCAGACCATACTGGGGATTCTGGCGGCGCTCGATCTCGAGCTTCGGATTGTGCCACGGTCGAAGGGGCAGGCTGCGGACATCGAGGAGATCTTCTGA
- a CDS encoding type II toxin-antitoxin system HipA family toxin, whose product MSRRRAHAPLRVLLNNRPVGRLNKAATGAIDFQYEPAWLDWEYAMPVSLSLPLREDAYRGAAVTAVFDNLLPDSDTLRRRVAEKVGAAGTDFYSLLAAIGRDCVGALQFMGLDENAPDGESGAITGELVNESAIERLLQGLSQAPLGLSRDVDFRISVAGAQEKTALLRHKGQWWKPSGTTPTTHIFKKQIGRLPDGIDLSNSVENEFYCLRLAAAFGLPVNKAEMQDFNGMRTLVVERFDRRWTADKRLLRMPQEDFCQVLSVPPTRKYQSEGGPGLLQMLEVLKGSDSPTVDRETLLKAQILFWLIGATDGHAKNFSIFLGPGGSYRLTPLYDVLTAQPSLDAGQVQRKQMKLSMSVGTNRHYRIDEIQRRHFVQTAIAAGLSKAVIAMALEEVVDTAPKALETVENALPNDFPTAVSVSVTRGVKQRLDVLVAAP is encoded by the coding sequence ATGTCCCGCCGCCGCGCCCATGCGCCATTGCGCGTGCTGCTAAATAACCGACCGGTCGGCCGACTCAACAAGGCTGCCACGGGCGCCATTGATTTCCAGTATGAGCCCGCGTGGCTCGACTGGGAGTATGCGATGCCCGTGTCGTTGTCGCTTCCTCTTCGGGAGGACGCATACAGGGGGGCGGCGGTCACGGCGGTCTTCGACAATCTGTTGCCGGATTCCGATACGTTACGCCGGCGCGTGGCCGAAAAGGTCGGCGCGGCCGGAACAGATTTTTACAGCCTGTTGGCGGCCATCGGGCGCGATTGCGTGGGCGCGCTGCAGTTCATGGGGCTCGACGAGAATGCGCCCGATGGTGAGAGCGGCGCGATCACAGGTGAGTTGGTGAACGAGTCGGCGATAGAGAGACTACTGCAGGGCCTGTCGCAGGCTCCGCTAGGGCTGAGTCGGGATGTGGACTTTCGGATTTCTGTGGCCGGAGCCCAGGAGAAAACAGCGCTGCTCCGGCACAAGGGACAGTGGTGGAAGCCGTCGGGTACCACGCCGACCACGCATATATTCAAAAAGCAGATTGGCCGCTTGCCAGATGGGATCGATCTGTCCAATAGTGTCGAGAATGAATTTTACTGCCTAAGGCTTGCCGCCGCGTTTGGGTTGCCGGTCAATAAGGCGGAGATGCAGGACTTCAATGGGATGCGGACATTGGTCGTCGAACGGTTCGACCGGCGATGGACCGCGGACAAGCGCCTGCTGCGCATGCCCCAGGAGGACTTCTGTCAGGTGCTCTCGGTGCCGCCGACGAGAAAATATCAGAGTGAAGGGGGACCGGGACTGCTACAGATGCTTGAGGTCCTGAAAGGCAGCGATAGTCCGACCGTGGACCGAGAGACGCTATTGAAGGCGCAAATACTCTTTTGGCTCATTGGAGCCACGGACGGACATGCGAAGAATTTCAGCATCTTTCTCGGCCCCGGCGGCAGCTATCGCTTGACGCCGCTCTATGATGTGCTGACTGCCCAGCCAAGCCTTGATGCGGGACAGGTGCAGCGCAAGCAGATGAAGCTCTCCATGTCGGTCGGCACGAACCGTCACTACCGGATCGATGAAATTCAGCGCCGGCATTTCGTGCAGACCGCAATAGCCGCCGGTCTCTCGAAAGCAGTTATTGCCATGGCGCTCGAAGAGGTCGTGGACACGGCGCCCAAGGCGCTCGAAACAGTCGAGAATGCCCTGCCGAATGATTTTCCAACCGCTGTGTCTGTTTCCGTAACCCGAGGTGTCAAACAGCGCCTCGACGTGCTTGTCGCCGCACCGTAG